Proteins from one Paenibacillus amylolyticus genomic window:
- a CDS encoding YbaB/EbfC family nucleoid-associated protein — translation MNNMNQMMKQVKKMQEQMLKAQEELADKTVQGTSGGGVVTAEVNGHKKLLAITIKPEAVDPEDVEMLQDLVMTAVNDAMAKADEIANKDMGKFTGGMNIPGLF, via the coding sequence ATGAATAACATGAACCAAATGATGAAACAAGTGAAGAAAATGCAGGAGCAGATGCTGAAGGCTCAAGAGGAACTGGCGGACAAAACAGTCCAAGGAACATCTGGTGGCGGTGTAGTGACGGCTGAAGTTAACGGACACAAGAAATTGCTTGCGATCACGATCAAACCTGAAGCGGTAGATCCGGAAGATGTTGAGATGCTGCAGGATCTTGTTATGACAGCTGTTAATGATGCAATGGCCAAAGCTGATGAGATTGCCAACAAGGATATGGGCAAGTTCACAGGTGGCATGAATATTCCGGGATTATTTTAA
- the dnaX gene encoding DNA polymerase III subunit gamma/tau, with product MEHIALYRAWRPQSFQDMVGQQHIIQTLQNAIREQRTSHAYLFSGPRGTGKTSAAKILAKAVNCERGPAPEPCNECEACRRITTGAVMDVQEIDAASNRGVEEIRDLREKVKYAPTEVRQKVYIIDEVHMLTTEAFNALLKTLEEPPPHVMFILATTEPHRLPATIISRCQRFDFRRVSLEEQTARLTLICEQEGMEADQDALQYIARLSDGGMRDALSVLDQISSFTDGRVTYQQVMDMTGGIASEQFASLAASLLKGDVGHILQMIEGFMHEGKSADKCMENLLYYFRDLLMIKMVPDADKLTDRVLNPESFRDMAESFTREQLFHMIDTLNRYQSEMKYAVQPQTLFEVALLKLCSIPAQGEASVQAGSSAQAASADGGEINRLKQQLAELEKKLDRALKSGLSGGEGASNAPSRPATRAPVSRGNSPAKLPAQLDQYVARKGAPEFAEISKKWSQILQRVKEERVTVHAWFVDGEPVSLLEDNVLVAFKNNIHRETTEKQANREVIERVLSEQLGRPARLVTMMLKDWTGAMEGASDAPKEDFKLEPEHEDGGSGDKQPWIDEAIQLFGEDLVVIKE from the coding sequence ATGGAGCATATCGCGTTATACCGGGCTTGGCGTCCCCAGTCGTTTCAAGATATGGTGGGGCAACAGCATATTATTCAGACCTTGCAGAACGCGATTCGTGAACAGCGGACTTCCCATGCCTACTTATTTAGCGGGCCCAGAGGAACGGGGAAGACAAGTGCTGCCAAGATTTTGGCCAAAGCTGTAAACTGCGAACGTGGGCCTGCGCCTGAACCTTGTAACGAGTGTGAAGCTTGCCGGAGAATTACGACCGGCGCTGTGATGGATGTGCAGGAGATTGATGCTGCATCCAACCGGGGCGTTGAAGAGATCCGTGATCTTCGGGAAAAGGTTAAATATGCGCCAACCGAAGTCCGGCAGAAAGTCTATATTATTGATGAAGTGCACATGCTGACGACGGAGGCATTCAATGCTTTACTCAAAACATTGGAGGAGCCGCCGCCACATGTGATGTTTATTTTGGCAACAACGGAACCGCATCGCCTTCCGGCTACGATTATATCGCGCTGTCAGCGATTTGATTTTCGCCGGGTTTCCCTGGAAGAGCAGACAGCAAGACTTACATTGATCTGTGAACAGGAAGGCATGGAAGCTGACCAGGATGCGCTTCAATACATTGCCCGTTTATCGGACGGTGGAATGAGGGATGCACTTAGTGTGCTGGATCAGATCTCTTCATTTACGGATGGTCGAGTAACGTACCAGCAGGTCATGGACATGACGGGTGGGATTGCTTCAGAGCAATTTGCCAGTCTGGCTGCTTCGCTGCTCAAGGGTGATGTTGGTCATATTCTGCAGATGATTGAAGGTTTCATGCATGAAGGAAAGAGTGCAGACAAGTGCATGGAGAATCTGCTGTATTATTTCCGTGATTTGCTTATGATTAAGATGGTGCCTGATGCAGATAAGCTGACGGACCGGGTGCTTAATCCAGAATCTTTTCGTGATATGGCGGAATCATTCACCAGGGAGCAACTATTCCACATGATTGACACCCTTAATCGGTACCAGAGTGAAATGAAATATGCAGTTCAGCCACAGACATTATTTGAAGTTGCGTTGCTTAAACTGTGCAGTATTCCAGCTCAAGGTGAGGCTTCTGTTCAGGCAGGGTCTTCAGCTCAAGCAGCATCTGCTGATGGGGGAGAGATCAACCGCCTGAAGCAGCAACTTGCTGAATTGGAGAAGAAGTTGGATCGTGCACTCAAGAGTGGATTGTCTGGCGGGGAAGGTGCATCAAACGCTCCATCACGTCCGGCAACACGAGCCCCTGTATCGAGAGGCAACTCGCCTGCGAAGCTTCCCGCACAGTTGGATCAGTATGTTGCGCGCAAGGGAGCTCCTGAGTTCGCAGAGATCAGCAAAAAATGGAGTCAGATTCTGCAACGAGTGAAAGAAGAAAGGGTTACCGTTCACGCCTGGTTTGTGGATGGTGAGCCTGTATCCTTGTTAGAAGACAATGTGCTGGTTGCCTTTAAAAACAACATTCACCGTGAAACAACGGAGAAGCAGGCGAACCGCGAAGTCATTGAGCGGGTGTTGTCCGAACAGCTTGGGCGTCCGGCACGATTGGTGACGATGATGCTCAAAGACTGGACCGGAGCAATGGAGGGAGCTTCTGATGCGCCAAAGGAGGATTTTAAGCTTGAACCTGAGCATGAAGACGGCGGTTCAGGCGACAAGCAGCCTTGGATTGATGAAGCTATCCAGCTCTTTGGCGAGGACCTTGTAGTGATCAAAGAATAA
- the rpmE gene encoding 50S ribosomal protein L31 codes for MKEAIHPKYTIGQVSCACGNTFETGSVKDGLRVEICSACHPFFTGKQKFIDAGGRVDRFKKKYGI; via the coding sequence ATGAAAGAAGCAATTCATCCTAAATACACGATTGGTCAGGTATCTTGCGCTTGCGGGAATACTTTTGAGACAGGTTCGGTTAAAGACGGACTTCGTGTAGAGATTTGCTCCGCGTGCCACCCGTTCTTCACAGGTAAACAGAAGTTTATCGATGCCGGCGGCCGTGTTGATCGTTTCAAGAAGAAATACGGAATATAA
- a CDS encoding radical SAM protein, translated as MYLVYADEKGNVFDHPSLYGLARSGDMIVEIMEDELIPLPEGATLVGLPSTRPIGMDPDTGEMLPMPTDTQAVGALLPQGFTRLCLPGYVKTDKEYKLPLFGYSAVVWKDGGFYVTAAKSDSPDQWNPLNCDRDDVRSGVKRLTEQYPENRLYTHLSNCALGYECLTSSNTFLNRWEGGVPVSYSCNAGCFGCISEQPDDSGFVSPQTRMNFRPRVDEIVEVMLEHLKTPESIISFGQGCEGEPSTQAKLIIEAIREVRSITDMGYININTNAGLNDHIRGIVDAGLDLMRVSTISALDDHYNAYYKPRGYTLANVEKSMKYAAQQGVYTSINYLIFPGVTDREEEIEAMIEFARRTDLRLIQMRNLNIDPESYLELIPPAQGDILGMKQMIEIFEDELPDVVIGSYTHVPPAGMARPKRLITS; from the coding sequence ATGTATTTAGTATACGCAGATGAAAAAGGTAATGTATTTGATCACCCATCCCTGTACGGGCTTGCCCGCAGTGGAGATATGATCGTTGAGATTATGGAAGATGAGTTAATTCCCTTGCCAGAGGGCGCAACATTGGTTGGCCTCCCTAGCACCCGGCCTATTGGTATGGACCCGGATACCGGTGAGATGCTGCCAATGCCAACGGATACACAGGCTGTAGGTGCTTTGCTTCCCCAAGGATTCACGCGTTTGTGTCTCCCTGGTTATGTGAAGACAGATAAGGAGTATAAGTTGCCGTTGTTCGGCTACTCCGCAGTAGTCTGGAAAGATGGCGGTTTCTATGTCACAGCTGCGAAATCGGATAGTCCTGACCAATGGAATCCGCTCAACTGTGATCGTGACGATGTGCGTTCCGGGGTTAAACGGTTGACAGAGCAATACCCGGAGAACCGCCTATACACCCATCTATCCAACTGTGCACTTGGATATGAATGTCTAACATCATCGAACACGTTCCTGAATCGTTGGGAAGGTGGAGTGCCGGTATCCTATTCCTGCAATGCAGGTTGTTTCGGGTGCATCTCTGAGCAACCGGATGATAGCGGCTTTGTCTCCCCGCAGACACGTATGAACTTCCGGCCACGTGTGGATGAGATTGTGGAGGTTATGCTGGAGCACCTGAAGACACCGGAATCCATCATTAGCTTTGGACAAGGTTGTGAAGGGGAGCCTTCCACGCAGGCCAAACTGATTATTGAAGCCATTCGCGAAGTGCGTTCCATAACGGACATGGGGTATATCAACATTAATACCAATGCCGGTCTGAATGATCACATTAGAGGTATTGTGGATGCTGGATTGGATCTGATGCGTGTAAGTACAATTAGTGCTCTGGATGACCACTATAATGCATACTATAAACCGCGTGGTTATACCTTGGCCAATGTTGAAAAGTCAATGAAATACGCAGCGCAGCAGGGTGTATACACCTCCATTAACTATTTGATCTTCCCTGGCGTAACAGATCGTGAGGAAGAGATTGAGGCGATGATTGAGTTTGCGAGAAGAACCGATCTGCGCTTGATTCAGATGCGTAATCTCAACATCGACCCGGAGAGCTATCTGGAATTAATCCCGCCGGCTCAAGGTGATATCTTGGGTATGAAGCAGATGATTGAGATCTTTGAAGACGAGTTGCCAGATGTTGTGATCGGATCATATACCCATGTTCCACCAGCAGGAATGGCACGTCCAAAACGGTTAATTACCTCTTAA